The genomic region AACGACATAGCTGTTAGCCTATTGATCAGGGGAGGTAAATGTACGTTTATGTGAATGATTTAGTCGTATTAATCTCCCTTGCCATTGCCCGTATCACTAAATAGTGCATCATACAACGCGCAGAAGATTTCTTAATTAATAGCAATTGTAATTTGTATGGCTCTGGCTCGgaaaatgcaattaaatacaaatttatctAAATCGGAATGGAATATATAAGTCTGATTATGAGACTTATGAGGCGCCTCATCGGCGGAATGATATTAGAACTATTTCATCACCATGGTTTCATATCAGCCTCTCttgcattcggtacccctcgcagattattataatcggactcgggagaaatacggattgaaagtagtccgcccacgtgataccattctaagaatgttacaacaacaaaaacaataacaacgatggcgtccataattcctgtagagtttgtacttgctctggcttcagagcatagaaaatccccattttcatctttgcaaaatgtaaacaactcgcaaaaccggccatgtttgtttttactatgtaattttgattcgcgtaggcccgcgtaagTAGACcacaataccgcttccgaaatgtgtattcatactatctccttcgaggtacttatccgatgtttgacggaaagggccgagaatgtgcgattgccTCTCTTGTTAAACAAGGAAGCATCACTGTCACGTTTTGTTTTCggaaatatttgttttgtgttcGTTGAATGCAAGTTCAACTGTCGTGCACCATGGGGTTATTTGGGACTCATCCGTTAAGGTAGGTTTAAGCTTAATTACTTGTATTGTCAATgtgtttcaatttcaataaaataacattcgtctgctagtgttttttttacaaagggaagtaatatcTTGAGGCTATAATCCTTAACTTTGAAAAGTTTGATTATACTAGTTTTTATATTTCATCACACGTAAATAAATGAACCCAATTTAATGCACACTCACTGTGAAATCTGCTATAAATAATTGTGGAATCTTAAAAGAACAAAGTTTAACATTCTTCATTAAAAGTTCAAGAAAGTTAtccaataatttttaataaacagcATATGCTGCATTGATTGCCTAAATGCATATATGCACTTTAATTATGTTTCAATCGTATTTATCTATGGACAAAAAAGGCGGGTCATATTTACTTGTCcaacaataaaacaacttaaTTCCAACATAGGATTTTCACACCTCAACTTAACTTTCTGCCAAagtaaataaaagaaagaaataaagaAACATATCTAGAATTAAGGGTTGACGTTTATTTTTACTTCAGATGGCGGATATAGAGGCCTTAACTGAACCTAGTCGTAAAAACGGATGTACTCTTCCACCCCATATCACCCAGGTGATAGCCTGGGTGGTACTGGTGGTTTTCGGAGTATTACATTTTACGTCACTGGTGCCTGCGCTTCACAACTCCTGGCAGCCCGCAGCTCATGCAGTGCCGGGGGTGGTGATCTTCGTGCACCTTATTGTCCACGTGGCAACTTTAACCATCGACCCGTGTGATGATAAGGTGCTTCAGGCCAAATTGCCAAAAGTCAAATTGAACAGAGCAAAGCATAGTTTCGTCATAGAAGATGGCCATTGTAACTTCTGTCAAGTGGACGTTGGGTACTAGTAAGTTGTTGCAATTTGTTTCTTTTAGCTTACAGTCAGGGGTAGAAAGTCCTCAGGCAGAGCTTTTGTGGTTACTGGCAGTAAATTGAGTATAGTTGTTTGTGAAAATGGCTGATACAAAAGCAACAACATCAAATAAATGCATGTCTGAGTCTAAAATGAGTAGCTTGCAATTTGCCAAAAAGCAGGATTCGGAATTTCTGCTTCAAATGAAATGCctgaataatttttttaaatgtcctCTCAAAAGACATATCTGTGACTGTGAGCGTAACTGTGAACAACAATcggtattatttttatatgacaGACTttcaattttgtggtttaaatgtGGTATTCTCGCGTAAAGAATTAACGCATGTTTTTGTAAATCGTTAAGAAACTAAAGCTGTCTTACTTCTTATTAACTGTTTATTCAAATTGTCTATAATTCATGATGTGGACCTGTCATTTTCACtaacattttttaatgttaatttccAGCAAGGATAGTAAAATAAGGCACTGTAGAGAGTGCAACAAGTGTGTGAAGAATTTTGACCATCACTGTCCATGGTTGAACACCTGCATTGGAGCCAAGAACTACCGGTAACAATTATTATCTATCTCTGCTTACTGCCAACCACTCTTTCGAGACTTATAGGCAAATATGGACACTGCCGAGTCCATTTCCTGGAAAGAAcccgtacttggtgtctatggaagCGATAATGAGAACACTTCCCGAGTAGGAATCAAACCCACGAACTCCTGATCACTTGGCCGACACCTCATTCACTACACCActgcaacattttaatattttcaattcaattcaatttttattttaagtcggtgcataaatgtcaatataaacattagcCATGTATAGCTATTTACCGACATATCAGAACAACATAACATGTAACAATTAAACAAGCATATGCGAGAGTCaatgagaataaataaataaataaatgactatAAAACATGGTAGTTTCAATACTGAAATGAAAGATCAAAGGTgggtttaaaacaaataacataaatacattgtATGATTAAAAAATGTGTGGTGTACCTGCTGATCTTGACTTATAAATGtcttaaagctgccttaaaagCAAATGGGTAAAAAACTGAGTGAGAAATATGGGCACAAAGGTGCGACAGATAAAAAATTGATTTGAGAAAACTGCTATTACCTCAGATCAGTTCTGCAAGGAAATGATCAGCAGCTACATTACAAAGCACATATATGAATGAAAACATAGTATATATACCCAGACTCATGTTAGATATAATATGAGTGTGTGTACATATCCTCAATAGCATACATGTTGTACATGCATATAGTGATTAAGTTTTAGAGCTAAGTATAAAaggcaaaataaaagacaaagcaTATAACAAAACAAGAATGAACTAATCTAGCAGATTGCATAGGAAATGCAAAAAAGCAAGGTGGAATAAATAGTCTATATACACAGACTCATCTTAGATATAATGTGAGTGTGTGTACATATCCTCAATAGCATACATGCACATATAGGGGTTGAGTTTTAAAGCTAAGTATAAAaggcaaaataaaagacaaagcatataacaaaacaataatgaacttATCTAGCACAATAATGAACAAAGCATATAGCAAAAACAATAATGAACTAATCTAGCATAGGATATGCAAAAAGCAAGGTAGAAGCAAATCGGATGCTGAATATATAAGCAGGGTGTCTGAAGTATTACTATTACTAAGCATGGTTAGAACAAAAAGTACAGGTACAACTCTCTCCGCTCCATGAGCTTATCAGGCTTTTAAACTGATTGAAATTACTTTCATCTCTAAAGTGTTGAGGGAGCTTATTCCATAGTTTGGCAGCATAGGAGCGGAAGGAGTTAGTGCCATAACCAGTGGTTCTCACCTTTGGTATATCAGCTGTCCCAGTGTACCTAAAAGAGTaattttgttttttcatattaAGAAGATCATGTTAGTATGTTGGAccttgtttatttaaaatcttAAAGGCTTCAAGTGCCATAGTCCTTATTCTTCTTATTTTAAGGGAGGGCATTTTAGAGCGAGATAGAAGGGTTTGATAGTCAGAATTGTGATCACTGTTAATAAAACGCAGTTCCCTTTCCTGTATCTTTTCAATCTTTTTGGTATTAACCTCCCCACAGAAGTGCCAAGTAAGAGGGCAGTAATTAAAATTTGACAAGATGAAAGAATAATATATATACTAAATTTTCCTAATCTACATAGATATTTCCCAATTCGTTTGAGGACATTAAAATGTCTTGAAGCCTTTTTACATATATTTGAGACATGTATGTCAAATTTAAGTTTGAAATCAATAGTGACACCTAGGAGTACCACATTATCATCACATTGAATTCTGATATCATCAAAGTTAAaagttatgttttcttttttggtTTTATTACCAATAGCAATTGCCTGGATCTTATCAGGATTAGCTTTCATTTTATTGTTCTGAAACCAATTCATAAGAGACATGCTATCTTCTAGCGTTTTTACCACATTTTTGATATCAGAATCCGCACGAGACAGTGTATTATCGTCTGCATAATTGTACAGACAactattatttacaaaataaaaaatgtcattgaTGAAGATGTTGAAAAGGACAGGTCCTAATATGGAGCCCTATGGTACACccttatatatttctttaaaatcactAGTTAGAGGACCTGAAGTAAGAAGTTTAATACTGTCTGATATATACGTCAAATGTGTGTGTCTGAAATAACAATCAAATCTTAACTGAAATATTTAAAACCATACTTTAAGTAGTAAAAGTATGTCACATATTGTCTTCTGTTGCTATATTTGAAAGTAGACCACAAAATGACACATTGTAACAGACTTGGAGGAGTGCTAGATGTAAGagctaataatattatatatttattatggtaTACTTATTGTTCCAAAATTGTCATAATATATATCATACAAATCTAACTGCATATAACCATTTAAATCAATATCCAATAGTGGACCAATACTGTATATTGTGTATAGTGCTACTTTGGTATACCTTCACTGGTACAATAACTAAATAAAGCCTTCTCATATAATCCTTACAGTAGCAGCCTCTTTACTCTATATAAAGTTGGGAAGTGGCAAACTGTACCATTCCCAAAACCATAACAAATTTCTTACAATTTATCCCAATTTTGAAGTACAAAAAAGCCCAAATTGGATAATTAATCTTATATTGAACCCTTAAAAGATTCATAAGTTTACTTGTGTTTAATCCAGTTTCttctaataaaattaaataaatcgtacaaacatgtcactgtttattaaaatgtcttaggtTTCCAGTTTCTTCTGCAATTTAAATCATGTTCTGTTACTTGCTAGGGGAAGGAACTGTGGTGGTGTTGTTATAGATTTGCTTTGATTATAATTTATTGTCTCTTATGCATATTGTATGCACCAATGGGAATCAGCTGAATTCTGAATTACATTGCTTTTTCCCTAGCGTCAAAGGACTTCATGGTACATCATGAcacttcagtgttttttttcattcaaaatcgggtctggtaatgggcaccattcccaatggaaaaaagtatatatttttcccaaatggcagctaaaaattcccaatggaagatgtcaaaaacattttttttttatctcaatattTTATTCATCCATATTAgtttaaccttagtaaatataatattgaaagcacttgtattctcaattttgaagcattttttaagcaaaacaacaacaacactaatttctcaattttagtcaaaacacagcaaattttcccaatccaaagggaccctgccccattcccaaaatggtgaaaccCCCACTGCACTTATAATATTGACACTGTTCTggatgcaatatttaaaataaattaaaggtATTGTTAACCATAATAATTTAACAAGGAGAATGTCAGCGTTGATGTTGAGTCTGAAATAAATCAACTCTCTTGTATAATGCTGGActggtcattgtcagctcaggTACTTTATTAAAGTAACCCAGGCACTCTTAGCTATACTACAAGTACcagggtacagaaaatatacaaaaaaaagtaCCCCGGAGTATGTGAATTTAAGCGAATTGTCTGTACTTGGggtacattttatatttaagagTACATAGGGTCCTTTGTAGTGGTACATGAGCCAACAACCACCAATGGAGCCTCTACAAGTGGTGATTCTTGGCTCAGGTACTTCTTAAAAGTACATTGCGTACTCTTAGTAATTTACTACAGGGAccctgggtacggaaaatatactaaaaagtacatATTAGTATGGCCGGGTACCTTTAAGGAAGCGCTCAGtgacctctaatgatttcccacaatttctttgatggttgaagagcctaatattaagtgccgtagcctagtggttaaggcactagaaatcttttgggatattcccgcgcaggttcgaatcctgtcgACTACGTATACTTTCTTGCGAcgcattttatttcttttctaacataatttgatttaatatgacATAATTATAAGCTCTGTTTATTGtatatgcacattcttcaattattaaaattaaaacaacgttatggctaaattgggtgaaatatgacccatgcatgttgcatttttatttttatttcaaaagtaaacggtaaatctgtctatttcttggtatttttgctgtatatagtgtatctataaaaactaagttcaaaatattacttaaataatactattttgaattttatgacactttgtttttaaccaacccaatttctacgtggcctgaaaccacttacatttcatggcgctcttccatagatcacaagttataaaaaataaatggctgtaaaagaattttttttccatcttgtttaaactttaaacaccttttctgcatctgtacacaccaactgcatgcctatatttggaaatctggatgaattatggaactttcatataccccaaggggtgcacataaactggacaaaagccaagtgttggggtggttttgaaaaaatcaattttttttttaaagcatgggaagcctacctaaaaatttgcatgtagttcagtgaaatgatgctaattaagaaaataatagattagaTTAGATTTGGAttggtgcccattacgggtgcgctaccttaagcgtATTTTTTCTATGTGGaatacattgtagtatacttaataGTACCTGGGTACTTTTAGGTAGTACCCTAGCTGCAAACAACCAATTGAGCTAAAGTATCCATTAATGCATAAGCACTGTTATTTGACTGTTCAAACATGCTTTTCCCCTTAATACAGGTACAAAATAAACAGAACAAGTTGTGTTaagaattataattatttaacttATAAGTACAAATTCTAAATGACCACCGCGGTATTATGACCAACTCGCTATTACGACCACCATTGTTGAGTACTGAACTTTTCCTTCTATATTCCAAACGCCATTACACTCACTAATCCGACCAACCTGCTAATCAGGTATTGCAACATCTTTAATCAATATCAATCAACAAAATTGCTGTAAATGGACACCCACCTAATACCAGCGATTTTAACAACTAACTTAATTGGAAGTTGTGGTTTGATGGGGTTTGTTTACGAAGTGACGTTGTGACCGTTGCCCAATTAATGACATTTAACGAGAACTGTTTTAAGCATCAACTGCAATGATTAGATTGTCAGCCCTTGTTATTCTTTTTAACCCTTTATTCTTGATTGATAATTAGCTTATAGCGTCTTAGATGAGAAAATTGGTTATTGTTTGGTAcacacttaaaataataaagatgACAATTATATAACATATAGGATTATTGAATAAGATTGTTTTGTTTGTGATGGACCTGAAACCGACCTGTATGCCATATTgttattcaaaatggataagtgaaaacagaaaaagttttgtgtaaaagaaaatattgatttaatcaACGCGAGTATGATGGAAAATCTCAACGGCAGTTGACTGATTTATTCAGCATTTGAAAGACCCAGCTAGGTGTGTTAATTTGTAAACTTTTTCGTCCTTCCAAACGTTTTTTTTCTTGGTTCCGTTATGTCAATTCGTCTACTGAATGttataactagggtaactgacattttgtgaattgttcaggaaagcatattttcagacattttcaaaaatacaataagagcacttaagttattttttgcgctcaaaatatttcagtgttgaaaattatggtaactgctcctttcttaatgttttattgttttaaaaaagacatatcaatttggagttttgtatcgtttttcaagtgttactctaatactaatcagaaaatttgaatacggaaacatgtttattattttgatagaacatttttttgcttctcctgaaaatttaacaaaatgtcagttacgctactttttgcattcagaaaatgacatgtgtttgttttgtcaatttcaaaaaattgataaaaacattatttttaccaaaaaggttgacttaatattttaacaattgatgcatgtcaccttaataaacacaaaaatggaaaaaattaaaaatttataaaaatgtcagttacatgacttattacattcagtaggcaaATTGATAGTTTGACATTTATCTGCTTTTTTAGATTGTTATGCAGAGATAACCTATTGACCATGTTGTGACAAAAATTGCATTTGCCATTGAAAAAAAAGCGCTCATTATAGAAATTACCCTACAAAACaggtgaataaaataaaaaagctttGCTAAGCCTACACCAATTAACTGTTTCTTTAAGTAAAGAGTAAAGGATAGCACCatgatgaaaataatgttttacttCTTGTTTGAAAAGCttaaaatactatatttgtacaaTGTATTGATTTACTACTGTTATATTTCTTGCAAAAAGATTAAAGTTCATTGACTATTTACCATTTGTGTTATCTTTCCATCAAAATTCATGGAAACTCAGCATTAAGACCACCTcactattaagaccacttttcaAAAGTCCCACAGTCGGTCTTAATAGCGAGATTTCACTGTGAGTATTTCTATGACATCCTATTGGCAGCTTTTTAAGAATGTGGTCAGATTTTCAAATTTGATAGATACAAATCTGGGTACAGGTCCGTATATCATGCATAAACTTTATGTTCTGTTCCaagtttaaacctgtttattgtttagctttattgTATCCAAAGCTtaaggcttattgagacactcttgAGTCTGTTGCCTGAgaagaaccagtgcttggtgccATTGGAGGACATTTTGAAGATCCTCTTGGAGTTGGGATTAGAGCTTGGACTTCCTTATGGCTATATGGACCACCATATGCTTTGCCACTGCTACCTCACATTATGGTGATATTCTGTTTTTGTTTCCAGATGGTACATAGCAACACTTGCCACGGCTCTTGTTGCTCTTGTCTTGGTCACCGGTATTGCTGTGATGGAATTCATCACATACTTCACTGACAAAAACGACAGAAACATTCTGCAGCCATATCGAGGTACAACTATTACAAATTGTTATGACACTATATGACTTGTACCTTTTGAGTTTTGACTTCTCCCTTATCAGCATGTGGAAGTCACTTTTCCCTGGCAAAGGAGAAGTTCCTTATTCAACAAGCGTGCACATTCTTGTTTAACTCTACTTTGATATAATTCATAATTTGAGATATACAGATGGTCATTACTATAATCCTCTTCAACAAATCCAGAAACAAACATAAGGCAGTCCAAGACAGCAACATTCAGCTGTAGTAATGTAACTTGTCAAGGGAAGCTTATGAAGTTAATCAAAAGGTGCATAGGCAATTATGGGTTGTATTCAAATAATGTCTCAACTCGTTTGCTTATTGCATCGCTATGAGAAAAGATGTCAGATTGCCAATCTGTGACGCAGGATTGGTCATTTTGTGATGAGGTACTACTTAAAGGAACCCGGGGTACCCTtacgtatactacaaagtaccctaggtatggaaaatatacttaaaagtaaaagtatttttttactaGGGGTAAATTGTAGTACACTTAAGATTACCTTGGATACTTTTAAGTAGTTACTGAGCCAAAAGCTACCAATTGAACAACCATGATTGGTCAATTTTGGCTCATGTTCTACTTTTTTGTATCTGGGGTAcagaaaataaactaaaaaatacCCGAATAAATGGCAGATGCCTAAAGCTGTAGTTTCTGAACATGtagtactttgaagtatactagTAAGATGTAAGTATAAGAGTACTACCAGTACTTTTAAGAAGTACCTGAGTCGACAACCACCAGTTGAGCATCACGGACAATGGACGATCATTCACTTAACTATTTATATCAAATTTTCCTGGTGGTAACGGTACTTGGcctataatttataaaacaaagcaACTTTAAGTTTTAACCACAGTTAATgatttctgtcagtctgtcaatcACTTCCATACCT from Dreissena polymorpha isolate Duluth1 chromosome 5, UMN_Dpol_1.0, whole genome shotgun sequence harbors:
- the LOC127882228 gene encoding palmitoyltransferase ZDHHC1-like, translating into MADIEALTEPSRKNGCTLPPHITQVIAWVVLVVFGVLHFTSLVPALHNSWQPAAHAVPGVVIFVHLIVHVATLTIDPCDDKVLQAKLPKVKLNRAKHSFVIEDGHCNFCQVDVGYYKDSKIRHCRECNKCVKNFDHHCPWLNTCIGAKNYRWYIATLATALVALVLVTGIAVMEFITYFTDKNDRNILQPYRDLNATLHYKDADFQILYQRVPHEAWLAMLAVLFTLGVVAVGLITHLLGFHIYLIYHKLTTYAFITAERPKKSQTKLNKNTTSCYIKKGKVNPSNNKDSSFNNTVQGTCLPSFNFLRFIKRGNRSNVEIQPTSASAIPAENNNNSKLVMDNELNGTTLFMVDETAMRFTANSSFQNSVL